The Salvelinus namaycush isolate Seneca chromosome 1, SaNama_1.0, whole genome shotgun sequence genome has a window encoding:
- the kazald3 gene encoding kazal-type serine peptidase inhibitor domain 3, whose amino-acid sequence MLLLNMRICESFPNKFDEDIDKRIDPLDYVIDPLDYDRLEDQFDRNVTACGECSPELCPVAQECRAGLILDSCGCCQECGNLEGQTCDIGDINVFYGLCGTDLQCKFDDLDVGDGEVAEPQCVCQSQDALCGSDDRTYMNICQFKEAYFSNSALKIKRRGPCKTVPIIKVPPQNLLNVTGSSMVFLCEVFAFPMAMIEWKKDGRDIILPGDDPHISVQSRGGPLKYELSSWLQIEKAGLADAGTYRCVARNELGSISAMAVLGVLGPEEMSVYLTENMTEMLEYGQSEREYDEDYY is encoded by the exons ATGCTTTTGCTGAACATGAGAATTTGTGAAAGCTTCCCGAACAAGTTTGATGAGGACATTGACAAACGTATAGACCCATTAGATTACGTTATCGATCCATTAGATTATGATCGGCTTGAGGATCAGTTTGATAGAAATGTAACTGCTTGTGGTGAGTGCTCACCTGAATTGTGTCCCGTGGCACAAGAATGCAGGGCTGGGCTCATTTTGGACAGTTGTGGTTGCTGCCAAGAGTGTGGAAATCTAGAGGGGCAGACGTGTGATATTGGCGACATTAATGTATTTTACGGTCTCTGTGGGACGGATCTTCAATGCAAATTTGACGATTTGGATGTTGGAGATGGAGAAGTTGCGGAGCCGCAGTGCGTCTGTCAATCGCAAGATGCGCTTTGTGGTTCCGATGACAGAACATACATGAACATTTGTCAGTTTAAAGAAGCGTACTTCTCAAATTCAGCACTCAAGATAAAGCGCAGAGGTCCTTGCAAAACAG TGCCGATCATCAAGGTCCCACCCCAGAACCTGCTGAATGTTACGGGTAGTAGCATGGTGTTCCTCTGTGAGGTCTTTGCCTTTCCAATGGCAATGATTGAATGGAAGAAGGATGGCAGAGACATTATTCTTCCAGGAGATGACCCACACATATCTGTCCAG TCTCGGGGTGGTCCCCTGAAGTATGAGCTCTCTAGCTGGCTGCAGATCGAGAAAGCTGGCCTGGCCGATGCTGGCACCTACCGCTGTGTCGCTCGGAACGAGCTCGGCAGTATCTCTGCAATGGCTGTGTTAGGAGTTCTAGGTCCAG AAGAGATGTCCGTCTACTTGACGGAGAACATGACGGAAATGTTGGAGTATGGCCAGTCGGAGAGAGAGTATGATGAGGATTACTACTAG